Proteins co-encoded in one Chaetodon auriga isolate fChaAug3 chromosome 9, fChaAug3.hap1, whole genome shotgun sequence genomic window:
- the dlg3 gene encoding disks large homolog 3 isoform X5 produces the protein MMNSSMSSGSGSLRTSEKRSLYVRALFDYDRTRDSCLPSQGLSFSYGDILHVINASDDEWWQARLVTPHGESEQIGVIPSKKRVEKKERARLKTVKFHARTGMIESNRPVKVKRKKSFNLSRKFPFYKSKENIVQELVESEQCLTSNTSDSESSSKGQEDTILSYEPVIRQEIHYTRPVIILGPMKDRVNDDLISEFPHKFGSCVPHTTRPRRENEMDGQDYHFVGSREQMEKDIQDNKFIEAGQFNENLYGTSILSVRTVAERGKHCILDVSGNAIKRLQQAQLYPIAIFIKPKSIEALMEMNKRQTYEQANKVFDKAVKLEQDFGEYFTAIVQGDSLEEIYNKIKLIIEEQSGPYIWIPSSEKL, from the exons ATGATGAACAGCAGCATGAGCTCGGGATCAGGTTCCCTGCGCACCAGTGAGAAACGCTCCCTCTATGTCAG AGCTTTGTTTGACTACGATCGAACGAGGGACAGCTGCCTGCCCAGCCAAGGCCTGAGCTTCTCTTATGGTGACATCCTCCATGTCATAAATGCTTCTGATGACGAGTGGTGGCAGGCGAGGCTGGTCACGCCACATGGAGAAAGCGAGCAGATCGGGGTCATTCCGAGCAAGAAAAG AGTGGAGAAGAAGGAGCGGGCCAGGTTAAAAACAGTCAAGTTCCACGCCAGGACAGGCATGATTGAGTCTAACAGG CCAGTCAAAGTAAAGCGCAAAAAAAGCTTCAACCTCTCACGCAAGTTCCCGTTTTACAAGAGCAAGGAGAATATTGTGCAGGAGTTGGTGGAGTCTGAAC AATGCCTGACATCCAACACGAGTGACAGTGAAAGCAGTTCGA AGGGACAGGAGGACACAATCCTCTCCTATGAGCCAGTCATTCGACAGGAAA TCCACTACACGAGGCCTGTGATCATATTGGGTCCAATGAAGGACAGAGTAAACGATGACCTCATCTCTGAGTTTCCCCACAAGTTTGGCTCCTGCGTACCCC ACACGACTCGTCCAAGGCGAGAGAATGAGATGGACGGCCAGGACTACCACTTTGTGGGCTCGCGAGAGCAAATGGAGAAAGACATTCAGGATAATAAATTCATTGAGGCTGGCCAGTTCAACGAGAACCTCTATGGGACGAGCATCTTGTCTGTCAGAACTGTGGCTGAGAGG gggaaacactgcattcTGGATGTTTCTGGGAACGCCATAAAACGACTGCAGCAAGCACAACTTTATCCGATTGCCATCTTTATTAAACCAAAATCCATTGAAGCCCTAAT GGAAATGAATAAGAGGCAGACGTACGAGCAGGCCAATAAAGTCTTTGACAAGGCGGTTAAGCTGGAGCAAGACTTTGGAGAGTATTTCACAG CTATTGTACAGGGTGACTCACTAGAGGAGATCTACAACAAAATCAAGCTAATCATCGAGGAGCAGTCTGGTCCCTACATCTGGATCCCCTCTTCTGAGAAGCTCTGA